The DNA segment CACCGTGCGCAAAATCCGCCAAGCCATCAACCCGCGCTTGGACATTATTGGCATCGTCCGCACCCTTTACGACAGCCGCAGCCGCCTTTCTCAAGAAGTATCCGAACAGCTTCAGGCACATTTCGGCCCGCAACTGTTCAACACCACCATCCCCCGCAACGTGCGCCTCGCCGAAGCCCCCAGCCACGGCATGCCCGCGCTGGCTTACGATGCCAAAGCCAAAGGCACGCTGGCCTATCAGGAATTGGCTCAAGAGCTGTTGCAACGGGTGGGAGCTGCGGTTAAATAAAAAGCCTGCACCAGGTAAAATCAGACTGAGACCTTTGCAAAACCTCCAGATGTGGATGCAGTTCAAGGCGTAGCAGCGCAGCGAGCGCAGACATATCATGAAGATAGGCAAGCGAGCGAGCAGCACACAACGCAGAAATGCGCCGCAGATGGGGGTTTTGCAAAGGTCTCAGACTTTCTATCCGACCTGAATAAAGCAAACGAAACAGCTTTTCTGCTGACGGATTAAGCGATACTCAGTGAACAACCCCCTACCGCCACCATACAATCGAGGCCGTCTGAAAACTTATTTTCAGACGGCCTCGATTGTTGTTTCTCAAACTAATCAGTCAAACAAAGCATCCACAAACGCCCGCGCATCAAACGGGCGCAAGTCGTCAATGCTCTCGCCCACGCCGATATAGCGGACGGGAATCGGGCGGTTGGAAGCCAGCGCAGCCAGAATGCCGCCTTTGGCCGTACCGTCGAGTTTGGTAACAATCAGGCCGGTAACATCGAGCGCATCATCAAACGCCACCACCTGATTAATGGCGTTTTGACCGATATTGGCATCCAACACCACAATAATTTCATGCGGCGCGTCGGGCATGGATTTTTGCAGCACGCGCTTCACTTTTTTGATTTCTTCCATCAAATGCAGTTGGGTAGGCAGGCGGCCTGCGGTGTCGGCCAACACGATGTCGATACCGCGCGCTTTGGCAGCTTCGACGGCATCGAAGCAGACGGCGGCGGAATCGCCCGTGCTTTGCGAAATCACGGTAACGCCGTTGCGTGCACCCCATTCCTGCAACTGCTCGCGGGCGGCGGCGCGGAAAGTATCGCCCGCCGCCAGCAATACCGACTTGCCTTGCGATTGGAAATATTTGGCCAGTTTGCCGATAGAAGTGGTTTTACCCGCACCGTTGATGCCGGCCAGCATAATCACAAACGGCTGCCCGTTGTCGGGAATCACCAGCGGTTTCTGCAACGGCTTGATTAAATCGTAAATCGCATCTTTCAAGGCACCGCGCAGCTCGTTGCCGTCTTTCAAACCGCGCAACGATACACGTTTGCGCACGTCTTTCATCAGATATTCGGTGGCTTCCATGCCCATATCGCTGGTAATCAGCACGGTTTCCAGCTCTTCATACAGGTCTTCGTCGATCTGGCCGCCGCCGAATACGCCGGCCAGCGATTTGGCCATTTGGTCGCGCGATTTGGTAAGGCCTTTTTTCAAACGCGCCGCCCAACCGAGCTTGGCAGGTTCGTCTTCCTCCGTCACAGGCTTGGTAGGCGCGTCGGCAGCGGCAACCACCGGCGCAGTCATCGTGGCGATGCTGTCGGGCAGTCTCAAAGCATCGGCCAATTCGCTGCTGTTGAGTTCGGCCGCCTCTTCCACCGGTGCGGCATCGCCTTCGGGTATCGGCGAAACGTGGATTTTGGCTACCGGCGCATTCGGATCATATTGTTCGGGCAATTCGCTGCTGCCGGAAACCACGCCCGACACCAACTGGTCGAGCACGCTGCTTTCTTCATGTTCTTCTACCGCTTCAAGCTGGGTTTCGGTCAGCGGTTCGAGGGTTTCAGGCGTGGAGATTTCAAGGGCGGACGGCTCGTCCGCGATTTCGGCACCCGTTTCCGATACCGGCTTTTGCACAGGTTCGGCAACGGTTTCGGCAGTTTCCTGTTTTTTCTTGCGTTTAAAGAAGCTGAACATGGCTTTCCTTGTTTGAAAAAGTGGTTTCAGACCTGAATTGTAACGTATTTTCAGAGAATGCCAATCCGCCCAAGCAGAGAAACACGTCGGCGGAAAATAAGTTATATCGGCAACTGTAAATTTATTATCAATATTTTAGCTGAAACAAATGCCATTCTGAAAAAATAGCCTGCTAAAAAAGCCGTCTGAACATAAGTTTTCAGACGGCCTGAGACCTTTGCAAAACCCTCAGATGTGGATGCAGTTCAAGGCGTAGCAGCACAGCGAGTGCAGACATATCATATAGATAGGCAAACGAGCGAGCAGCGCACAACGCAGAAATGCGCCGCAGATGGGGGTTTTGCAAAGGTCTCGGCCTAAACAGCGTTTACCACAAATGGCGCATCGCTTCATGCTCTTGGCGGATACGGATAGAGAGAATAACCATATACACCGGCAAGCCGACCATCATGGTTGTCCAAGCATGACAAAGCAAGCCCACACCGATCAACTCGGGAATAATGTTTAAAAAATAATTGGGATGGCGCACATAGCGGAACAACCACGACCTGTTGATTTTATGTTGCGGATGGATATAGATTTTCAGCGTCCAAATTTCACCCAACGCACGAATAACGTAAAACAGCACAACCAAGGCAAACGCCGTCAATGCCGTACCTGCTGCGGAAATACCGTCAAAAACCGCTTCTCGGATATGCGATTCGGCAAGTGCCGAAAAATAATAGATGATATGTGCCGCAGCCAGCAGCTTGGAATTTTTCTCGCCAAACTGCTTGGCACCCGCCGCAATCAAGCGTTTTTCGTTTTGAACAGAAATAGAAAGAGAAACTAAACGGATAGCAAAAATAAGAGCAAAAACAGCTGTAATCATATAGAAAAGGTTTCCTAATACAAATGAACAAAGTGCCTGCAAAGCTTTTCAGACGGCCTCGGTATCTTTCCGCCTGAAGCCGTTTGCCTAAAGCCATGATAGTCAATCAACTTAAAAATAGTACATACGTCATATTCGGGCTTGACCCGAGTATCGCCTAAATTTGCTGAAACTCAAGATAATCGCGTCAAGCCGAGTATGACGGTTTTGTTATTAAGTAAGTTGATTGATTCTAGACGAACGGAAAAGCCTTTTTCTTACAACTGCGCATCTATAAAAGTTACCGCATAAGGGCAACGCATTGATTCAAAAAACATACGACCGTCTGAAACAATATGTTTCAGACGGTCGTATCGCTGATTCTTAATCAGAACAACAAATCTTAATCTGCTTGGCGACGCAGAATGGCTGGAATTTCAAAATCATCCAATACAGATTGATTTGAAAAATCAGAAGCAGTCAGGTTCATGCTGCGGGTATTGCGGCCGGAACGGATTAAGCCGTCGATATTGGAGAAACCGTCGTCCGTGCCGGTAGCCTGCTGGGTTTTCACCATACGCAGATTATTGTTGGAACCCAACACATTGTTTTCTTTCAAACCGGTTGCGATGATGGTTACACGGATGGCATCTTCTTCCATGTTTTCATCTTCGGCCGTACCGTATTTACGCTCTGCTTCGGGATGGGCATATTCGTCCACCACTTTCATGATTTCGCGGTATTCCGACATTTTCAGGCACCCCGGAGCGGTGGTAATGTTTACCAACACGCCGCGCGCACCATCCAAAGTCACATCATCCAAGAGCGGGCTGGAAATAGCTTGTTCGGTAGCCAAGCGTGCACGGTCGATGCCTTGGGCAAAGCCTGAACCCATCATCGCCATGCCCATAATGCTCATCACGTTTTTCACGTCGGCGAAGTCCAAGTTGATGAAACCGGGGCGGGTAACTACTTCGGAAATACCGGCAACGGCATCGCGCAACACATTGTCGGCAGCGCGGAATGCTTCACGCACGGTGATGTCTTCGCCCAATGCAGTCATCAGTTTGTCGTTAGGAATCACGATTAATGAATCCACTTGGCTTTTCAGGTGATCCAAGCCTTCTTGGGCGATGTGAACGCGTTTACCTTCGTGGCCGAACGGACGGGTCACAACAGCCACAGTCAAAATGCCTTGCTCTTTAGCAATTTCAGCAACAACAGGAGCAGCACCAGTACCGGTACCGCCGCCCATACCGGTGGTAATGAACAGCATATTGGCACCGCGGATGGCATCTGCAATGGCTTCACGGTCTTCTTGGGCTGCGGCGCGGCCGATTTCAGGGTTGGCACCCGCACCCAAACCGCGGGTTAAATTGGTACCCAACTGGATACGTTTGCCGGCATTGCTTTTGCCTAAAGATTGGGCGTCGGTATTCGCGCTAATAAATTCAACACCTTGAACGGTATTCAAAATCATGTTGTTGATAGCGTTGCAACCGCCGCCGCCGATGCCGATAACTTTAATGACCGCAGGGCTTGCAGCTGATTCTACTACGTCGTAAACCAATTCCATGTAACACTCCTTTGCGCCCTGCGTCAGGACGGATAAAACGGGATAAAAAATGGGAATAAATATACGCTAATTATATAAGAAGCATGATGCGGCTGGCAAAAGCCTTCTTATATTCTTATTATATTTTTACGTTTGTTTTAAAAGTTGTTTTTAAGCCAGTCGCGGAATTTCACCCACAAGCTGTCTTTGTGCTCTCTTACTACGACCGCGCCGGAAACGGGGCTGCCGTACACTTCGCCGCGGGCCGCCTGAAGCAAGCCGATGGCGGTAGCATAACGGGGATTGCGGATACGTTCGGAAACGCCGCCCATTTCTTGCGGCACACCGATACGCGCAGGCAGGTTGAATACGTCTTCCGCCAAATCCACAATGCCGGTAAGCAGTGATGCGCCGCCCGTCAATACGATGCCCGAAGTCAGCACTTCTTCGGGGAAACCCGAACGGCGCAACTCGTTAAGCGTCAGCTCCAAAATTTCTTCCACGCGCGGGCCGATAACGCTGGCCAATACGCGGCGGGAAATTTGGCGCGGCTGGCGGTCGCCTACGCTGGGCACTTCGATCATTTCATCCAAACCGTCCATGGTCGCAATGGCTACGCCGTGGTGGATTTTGATGTATTCGGCAGCGTTGTGCGGGGTGCGCAGGGCTTGTGCCAAATCTTTGGTAATCAAATCGCCGGCAACCGGAATCACGGCGGTATGGCGGATGGCACCGTTGGTATAAACGGCAATATCGGTAGTACCGCCGCCGATATCGATTACGCATACGCCCAAATCTTTTTCGTCTTCGGTTAAGACGGCCTGCCCGCTGGCCAAAGGCTGCAACATAATCTGATCCATGTGCAGGCCGCAGCGGTTAACACATTTTTGGATGTTTTGCAGGGCGGTAATGGCTCCGGTAATGATGTGTACGCGCGTATCCAAACGAACGCCGCTCATGCCGATGGGTTCTTTCACGCCGGGTTGGTTGTCAATAATATACTCTTGGACAACGGTATGCAGTATATTGTGGTCAGGCGGAATATTAACGGCTTTAGCGGTTTCAATAGCACGGTCGATATCGGCTTGCGACACTTCGCCGTCTTTGATTTTAACCACGCCTTGCGAATTGAGGCTGCGGATATGGTTGCCTGCGATGCCGGTGGTTACGCTGTCTACTTTACAGTCTGCCATCAACTCGGCTTCGTTCATGGCCTGTTTAATGGCTTGGGCAGTGGCATCGATATTGGTCACCATACCGGCTTTCAGACCGCGCGACGGTGCCTGACCCAAGCCGATAATGTGGATTTCATTGTCTTCCTGTATTTCGCCGATTAATGCGATAACTTTAGAAGTACCGATATCCAATGCGCTGATATATTTGCCTTTTACCATGATGTCCCATTCATTTTATTTATGTTACTGTCTGTTTGCTGTTTCGGCCTCTGGAATCGCGGTTTCAGACGGCCCTGCTGTTTCTTGCTCTTGTGTTTTCTCAAGATAGCGCACGGCAAAACCGTCTTTGTAGCGCATATCCACATAATCTATGTTGCTTTGGCGCACTTGCAGCACTTCCTGCCACATGTCGGCAAAGCGTTGCAGGCGTTTGGTTTCGTTTTCGCGCCCCAATCTGACGGAAATGCCGTTGTTTAATTCTACCGACCACGCCGAACGCGGTGTGTATTCGAGTTTGGCGATACTCAGGTTTTTGGGTTTGAGTATGGCGGTAAATTCGTTGTAATGCTTGACCATGATGGCTCCGGTTCCGGGCTGCCCTTCGAACAGCGGAAAGGTTTCGTCGGTGGCGGCATTAAACAGGTTGCCGTTGCTGTCTATCAAACCGGATTCTTTCCAGCGCCCTACCGGCACACGCTCTTTCAGGTTGATTTCAACCGTGTCGGGCAGGCGGCGGCGCACGGACACTTTATCTATCCACGGCAGTTTGGCAAAGGCTTCTTGGGCACCGTTCAAATCTGCTTTGAAAATATTGCCGCGGATGTATTGCTGCGCCACGCTTTGCAGTTGTTTGTTGCCGGTGCGTTGCACATCGCCTTCGATTTTTACCTGCTTGACCGGAAAATAAGGTGAATTGTAAACCCAAACGACCAATGCTCCCAGCAGTATCAATACTACCAGGATCATCAGCCAGCCGGTTACGCGCTTTAATGCGCCTGCATTATCCCACATGAGCGGTTTTCAGAATTTCAACACATAAATCGGCGAAGCTCAAGCCGGTTTGGGCGGCCGATTTCGGCACTAAGCTGTGGTCGGTCATTCCGGGCAAGGTGTTGATTTCCAGAAGATACAGTTTGCCGTCGGTATCTTTCAGAAAATCTACTCTCGATACGCCCTGCGCACCTATGGCTGCCGCGCCCCGTGCCGCTAAAACGCGCATCTGTGCTTCGTCTTCCTGATTTAAATCGGACGGGCATTGATACACGGTATCGTTACGGTTGTATTTGGCTTCGTAGTCGTAAAACTCGGTGGCGGGAATAATGCGGATGCTGGGGTAGCCTTCGCCGTTAATCACGGGGCAGGAATATTCTCCGCCGCCGATAAAGCGTTCGGCAATAATCTCGCCGTGAAAATGCTTGAGTTCTTCATACACTTCTTTCAGACGGCCTGCTTCTTTCACTTTTACTACGCCTACGCTGCTGCCTTCTGCGGCGGGCTTCACAAACATAGGCAGGCCGAGCTGCCGCTCGACTTCGTCAAAATCGCTGTTTTCGTGAAGCACGGCAAATTCGGGAACGGGCAAACCCAAAGCCTGCCAAATCAGTTTGCAGCGGTATTTATCCATGCCGACGGCGGAAGCCATCACCCCGCTTCCCGTGTAGGGAATGCCCAATAATTCGAGCGCACCCTGCACGCTGCCGTCTTCACCGTAAGTGCCGTGCAGGATATTGAAGGCCGTCTGAAACCCTTGTGTTTTCAGCTCTGAAAGCGGGGTTTCTTTCGGGTCGAACGCATGGGCGTCTATCCCTTTGCTTTTTAGGGCTTCGAGAATGGCGGCTCCGCTTTTTAAGGATATCTCCCGTTCGCTTGAAAAACCGCCCATCAGTACGGCAACTTTGCCAAATGCTTGCATGTTGGTGACTCTTTCTTTGTTCAGACGGCCTGTTTTATGCCCGGGCACTTGCTTCGATAAACGCTGCCGGCACTTTATTGATGCTGCCCGCTCCCATGGTCAGCACCACGTCTCCGTCTTGCAGAAGGTTGATCAGGGTTTCGGGCAACGCATTCACATCTTCGCAGTAGATCGGTTCGAGCCTGCCCAATACACGCACGGCACGCGCCAAGGCGCGGCTGTCGGCGGCCACAATCGGCTCTTCTCCGGCGGCATACACTTCGGTGAGCACCAGAGTGTCGACGGTATTCAACACGCTTACGAAGTCTTCAAATAAATCGCGGGTGCGGGTATAGCGGTGCGGCTGAAACGCCAACACCAAACGGTTGTTCGGATACGCACCGCGGGCTGCGGCCAATGTTGCGGCCATTTCTACGGGGTGATGGCCGTAATCGTCGATCAAGGTCACTTTTCCGCCCGAAGGCAAGGCAACTTCGCCGTATTTTTGGAAACGGCGGCCTACGCCTTCAAAGCCCAACAAACCTTTTTGAATGGCCTCTACCGACGCGCCGACCTCTAAAGCCACGCCGATGGCGGCAAGTGCGTTCAATACGTTATGGCGACCCGGCATGTTCAGCACCACTTCAAACGGTTCGGTGCCGTTGTGTTTCGCATGCACGGTAAAGCGCATTTGCGTGCCTTCGGTGCGCACGTCGGTGGCGTAAATATCGGCGGATTCGTCCAGCCCGTAAGTGGCAAAAGGTTTGCTGATGCGCGGCACAATCGCCCGCACATGCTCGCTGTCGATGCACAAAAAGGCTTTGCCGTAAAAAGGCATGCGGTGGATAAAGGTGACAAACGCCTGATGCAGCTTTTCGACGCTGTGATCGTAGGTATCCATGTGGTCGGTGTCGATATTGGTCACAACCGACATAACGGGGGTGAGATGCAGAAAAGAGGCGTCCGATTCGTCTGCTTCGGCAACGATGTATTGGCCGCTGCCCAAACGGGCGTTTGTACCGGCGGCGGTGAGTTTGCCGCCGATAACAAAGGTCGGGTCCATGCCTGCTGCCGCCAAAATAGATGCGGTCAGGCTGGTGGTGGTGGTTTTGCCGTGCGTGCCGGCAATGGCGATGCCGTCGCGAAAGCGCATCAGCTCGGCCAACATCAAGGCGCGGGGAATCACGGGGATTTTGCGCTCGTGCGCGGCCACCACTTCGGGATTGTCGGCCTTCACGGCGGTTGAAATCACAACAACGTCGGCATCGGTAACGTGGGCGGCGGTATGGCCGGGATACACCTGAATCCCCAAGCCGCTCAGGTGGCGCGTTACCGCACTTTGCGCCTGATCGGAACCGGATACGTTAAAACCCAGATTGTGCAGCACTTCGGCAATCCCGCTCATACCCGAACCGCCGATGCCCACAAAATGAATATTGTTAACTCTGTTTTTCATGTTGTTGTTATTCCTGAATTTTACATACCGTTTCAGACGGCCTTGCTATTTTATCCCCCTGCTTTTCGGCGATGCGGATGCAAGTGTCGTTTTACACGGGAATAAAAAGTTATCATTTTAATGGCCTGCGGCCCGAGAAGCTATGGGTTTAATGTAAAAGGCTGTTCAGGTTGTTTGAAAATATGCAGAAATTTTTTTCAGACGGCCTCAAGAGCAACCACAGGCCGTCTGAAATGATTACATGGTGGTGGCGATGGCGGTAACGGCAACATCGTCGGCACTGTGCGGCATGGCCAAAGTGCGCGCGTTTTTCGCCCACTCGAGGCAGCGGTCTCTATCCAGCGCCCACAATACTTCGGCCAGCTTTTCGGCAGTCAGTTGCGACTGCGGCAGCAGCAAACCGGCATCGGCTTTTACCATAAAGCGGGCGTTGGCGGTTTGGTGGTCGTCAACGGCATGTGGATACGGCACCAGCAGCGCGCCCACGCCTGCTGCGGTCAGCTCGGCAATCGTCAGCGCACCGGCACGGCAAATCACCACATCGGCATGTTGGTAAGCGGCAACCATATCGTCGATAAATTCCACGCATTTGGCTTTTACGTTCAGCAAATCGTAATCGCTTTGCAGGCTGCCGAGTTTGCCGCGCCCGGCTTGATGATAAATCTGCGGGCGTTCGTTTTCGGTAAGCAGAGCCAAAGCGCGCGGCACGGTTTGGTTCAATACGTCTGCGCCCAAGCTGCCACCCATTACCAATACTTTCAGACGGCCTTCCCTGCCGGCAAAGCGTTGGGCGGGTTCGGGCAGATTGGCGATGTCTGCACGCACGGGATTGCCGACCAAACCGTCGGGATTGTCAAATGCTTTGGGAAAAGCATACAGCACGCGGCGCGCCCAACGGGAAAGCTGTTTGTTGGCCAAACCGGCCACGGCGTTTTGCTCGTGAATCACTACGGGAATGCCCGCCAATTTGGCCGCCACCCCGCCCGGAAAGGTCACAAATCCGCCGAAGCCGATCACACAATCCACGCGGTGCCTTCTAATGATATGCAGCGCAGCCTGCACGGTTTTAAACAAAGTGAACGGCAGCATGATTTTGCGCTTGAGTCCGTTGCCGCGCACGCCTTTGATGGCCAGCGTTTCCAAACGGATATTGTGCTTGGGCACGATGCGCTCTTCCATCGAGCCTGCGCTGCCCAGCCAAATCACATGGTGCCCGCGCGAGCGCAGCGATTCCGCCACCGCCAGCGCGGGGAAAATGTGGCCTCCCGTGCCACCTGCCATCAACATAAAGGTTTTTGTTTTCATCGTTTTTACCCCTCGACTTTATAACCGCGCATTTTCAGGCGGTTTTCATAATCCACTCTCAGCAACAGTGCCATACAGGCCAGCATAATGATAACGGCCGAACCGCCGTAAGACATCAGCGGCAAGGTCAGGCCTTTGGTCGGCAGCAGGCCGATGTTCACGCCGATATTGAAAAAGCTTTGAATGCCCAACCAGATACCGATGCCTTTGGCAACGTAAGCACCGAAAAACAATTCCAAATCGCGCGCCTGCTTGCCGATGGAAAACG comes from the Neisseria dumasiana genome and includes:
- the murC gene encoding UDP-N-acetylmuramate--L-alanine ligase — its product is MKNRVNNIHFVGIGGSGMSGIAEVLHNLGFNVSGSDQAQSAVTRHLSGLGIQVYPGHTAAHVTDADVVVISTAVKADNPEVVAAHERKIPVIPRALMLAELMRFRDGIAIAGTHGKTTTTSLTASILAAAGMDPTFVIGGKLTAAGTNARLGSGQYIVAEADESDASFLHLTPVMSVVTNIDTDHMDTYDHSVEKLHQAFVTFIHRMPFYGKAFLCIDSEHVRAIVPRISKPFATYGLDESADIYATDVRTEGTQMRFTVHAKHNGTEPFEVVLNMPGRHNVLNALAAIGVALEVGASVEAIQKGLLGFEGVGRRFQKYGEVALPSGGKVTLIDDYGHHPVEMAATLAAARGAYPNNRLVLAFQPHRYTRTRDLFEDFVSVLNTVDTLVLTEVYAAGEEPIVAADSRALARAVRVLGRLEPIYCEDVNALPETLINLLQDGDVVLTMGAGSINKVPAAFIEASARA
- the ftsA gene encoding cell division protein FtsA, which produces MVKGKYISALDIGTSKVIALIGEIQEDNEIHIIGLGQAPSRGLKAGMVTNIDATAQAIKQAMNEAELMADCKVDSVTTGIAGNHIRSLNSQGVVKIKDGEVSQADIDRAIETAKAVNIPPDHNILHTVVQEYIIDNQPGVKEPIGMSGVRLDTRVHIITGAITALQNIQKCVNRCGLHMDQIMLQPLASGQAVLTEDEKDLGVCVIDIGGGTTDIAVYTNGAIRHTAVIPVAGDLITKDLAQALRTPHNAAEYIKIHHGVAIATMDGLDEMIEVPSVGDRQPRQISRRVLASVIGPRVEEILELTLNELRRSGFPEEVLTSGIVLTGGASLLTGIVDLAEDVFNLPARIGVPQEMGGVSERIRNPRYATAIGLLQAARGEVYGSPVSGAVVVREHKDSLWVKFRDWLKNNF
- a CDS encoding signal peptidase, which translates into the protein MFRLLYSGRIESLRPLQNPHLRRISALCAARSLAYLHDMSALAALLRLELHPHLEVLQRSQSDFTWCRLFI
- the murG gene encoding undecaprenyldiphospho-muramoylpentapeptide beta-N-acetylglucosaminyltransferase, with the translated sequence MKTKTFMLMAGGTGGHIFPALAVAESLRSRGHHVIWLGSAGSMEERIVPKHNIRLETLAIKGVRGNGLKRKIMLPFTLFKTVQAALHIIRRHRVDCVIGFGGFVTFPGGVAAKLAGIPVVIHEQNAVAGLANKQLSRWARRVLYAFPKAFDNPDGLVGNPVRADIANLPEPAQRFAGREGRLKVLVMGGSLGADVLNQTVPRALALLTENERPQIYHQAGRGKLGSLQSDYDLLNVKAKCVEFIDDMVAAYQHADVVICRAGALTIAELTAAGVGALLVPYPHAVDDHQTANARFMVKADAGLLLPQSQLTAEKLAEVLWALDRDRCLEWAKNARTLAMPHSADDVAVTAIATTM
- a CDS encoding D-alanine--D-alanine ligase, encoding MQAFGKVAVLMGGFSSEREISLKSGAAILEALKSKGIDAHAFDPKETPLSELKTQGFQTAFNILHGTYGEDGSVQGALELLGIPYTGSGVMASAVGMDKYRCKLIWQALGLPVPEFAVLHENSDFDEVERQLGLPMFVKPAAEGSSVGVVKVKEAGRLKEVYEELKHFHGEIIAERFIGGGEYSCPVINGEGYPSIRIIPATEFYDYEAKYNRNDTVYQCPSDLNQEDEAQMRVLAARGAAAIGAQGVSRVDFLKDTDGKLYLLEINTLPGMTDHSLVPKSAAQTGLSFADLCVEILKTAHVG
- a CDS encoding isoprenylcysteine carboxyl methyltransferase family protein, coding for MITAVFALIFAIRLVSLSISVQNEKRLIAAGAKQFGEKNSKLLAAAHIIYYFSALAESHIREAVFDGISAAGTALTAFALVVLFYVIRALGEIWTLKIYIHPQHKINRSWLFRYVRHPNYFLNIIPELIGVGLLCHAWTTMMVGLPVYMVILSIRIRQEHEAMRHLW
- the ftsZ gene encoding cell division protein FtsZ codes for the protein MELVYDVVESAASPAVIKVIGIGGGGCNAINNMILNTVQGVEFISANTDAQSLGKSNAGKRIQLGTNLTRGLGAGANPEIGRAAAQEDREAIADAIRGANMLFITTGMGGGTGTGAAPVVAEIAKEQGILTVAVVTRPFGHEGKRVHIAQEGLDHLKSQVDSLIVIPNDKLMTALGEDITVREAFRAADNVLRDAVAGISEVVTRPGFINLDFADVKNVMSIMGMAMMGSGFAQGIDRARLATEQAISSPLLDDVTLDGARGVLVNITTAPGCLKMSEYREIMKVVDEYAHPEAERKYGTAEDENMEEDAIRVTIIATGLKENNVLGSNNNLRMVKTQQATGTDDGFSNIDGLIRSGRNTRSMNLTASDFSNQSVLDDFEIPAILRRQAD
- a CDS encoding lipoprotein signal peptidase, with translation MFRPRPLQNPHLRRISALCAARSFAYLYDMSALAVLLRLELHPHLRVLQRSQAV
- a CDS encoding cell division protein FtsQ/DivIB, with translation MWDNAGALKRVTGWLMILVVLILLGALVVWVYNSPYFPVKQVKIEGDVQRTGNKQLQSVAQQYIRGNIFKADLNGAQEAFAKLPWIDKVSVRRRLPDTVEINLKERVPVGRWKESGLIDSNGNLFNAATDETFPLFEGQPGTGAIMVKHYNEFTAILKPKNLSIAKLEYTPRSAWSVELNNGISVRLGRENETKRLQRFADMWQEVLQVRQSNIDYVDMRYKDGFAVRYLEKTQEQETAGPSETAIPEAETANRQ
- the ftsY gene encoding signal recognition particle-docking protein FtsY; amino-acid sequence: MFSFFKRKKKQETAETVAEPVQKPVSETGAEIADEPSALEISTPETLEPLTETQLEAVEEHEESSVLDQLVSGVVSGSSELPEQYDPNAPVAKIHVSPIPEGDAAPVEEAAELNSSELADALRLPDSIATMTAPVVAAADAPTKPVTEEDEPAKLGWAARLKKGLTKSRDQMAKSLAGVFGGGQIDEDLYEELETVLITSDMGMEATEYLMKDVRKRVSLRGLKDGNELRGALKDAIYDLIKPLQKPLVIPDNGQPFVIMLAGINGAGKTTSIGKLAKYFQSQGKSVLLAAGDTFRAAAREQLQEWGARNGVTVISQSTGDSAAVCFDAVEAAKARGIDIVLADTAGRLPTQLHLMEEIKKVKRVLQKSMPDAPHEIIVVLDANIGQNAINQVVAFDDALDVTGLIVTKLDGTAKGGILAALASNRPIPVRYIGVGESIDDLRPFDARAFVDALFD